In Penaeus vannamei isolate JL-2024 chromosome 40, ASM4276789v1, whole genome shotgun sequence, the genomic stretch CCAAGTATGATATGCTGTTTATCTCTAACTATATCTCGGGTATTTTCAACTTCCCATCAACTCACTGGGTAGCCTCTGAGCAGTCACAGTTTACACCTCCCTTCAGTTCTGTCTATTTCTACTCCTTTGAGGTGTTTCGGCATAACACAGCGTTATCTTTGTTGTGAGACATTTTAGCCTAGCCTTAAGCAATGCTATCTAATCGAGTACAAAAACGTAGTGCTGAaatagtttcacacacacacacacacacacacacacacacacacacacacacacacacacacacacacacacacacacacacacacacacacacacacacaccccacacacaaacacaccacacgctGCGAAAAAAGAGCAGTaacaaataagaaatgaaatacaagCAAATTTGCTGCAAATTACTTCAAAACAAATGTCATCGCAGTATCATACGCCTCTgagtcaaaaaaacaaacaaacaaacaaattctccagctcattttttccttttacttcttttctcaaGACAAGTCAATCTTACCTCCATGCAGGAATTGAGAACTTAATTTCCTCAATTCTATTTACACCTACAAATAACTGATAGGCCTGTGTTAGAGACGATCAACTCTAGAGATTAGCTTTTATGCTAAAATGGCCATAAAAATAATTACGATTGTTATATGCTTTACCATAAAATAACGGACGGATTAAGTATGAGCAAATAAGGTACGTTTAACACAGGTTGAAAACCCGCACGATACCTAAATCTGTCtgttcatatacgtacatacatgtgtgtgtgtgtgtgtgtgtgtgtgtgtgtgtgttgtgtgtgtgtgtgtgtgtgtgtgtgtgtgtgtgtatgtgtgtgtgtgtgtgtgtgtatgtgtatgtgtatgtgtatgtgtatgtgtatgtgtatgtgtatgtgtatgtgtatgtgtatgtgtgtgtgtgtgtttgtgtgtgtgtacatttatatatatatacatatatacatgctttagccgtagttatgttttcatgtacgtcatagaagtgtcttgttatgtcttagactatgactttaatacatgtatacagactgCATTAGCATAGgtgagtgacttcggtgcttatgtgcatacgtatgtgtacagTATTTAAGTGTGTTCCGACTTGGGTCAAAATTCGGGTTATGACGTCATCGAGGCAATGCAATCACTCTGTTTTGTGATTGTTTCTGTGcaatcttctctttttatttaatcATCTTGCTGGTTATTTCTGTGCAATCATTCTACTTTGTGATTGTTTCTGTGcaatcttctctttttatttaatcATCTTGCTGGTTATATTTTGCAATCATTCTACTTTGTGATTGTTTCTGTGCAatcttctctttttatataatCATCTTGCTGGTTATATTTTGCAATCATTCTGCTTTGTGCAATCTTCCCAGACGAGTGAGTGTGCAAGCAGAGGAGGTGCCTGCAGATCCAGCGGTAAGAGGGGCTGCGTGAGACTCCAGGGGAAGTGTGAGAACGGCCAAGTCTGCTGCCAAAAGGGTTAGTATGCTGTGCACACTTAGAAATCGAAGGTATTTAAGACTACATgataatagagggagagagggagggagggagagagggagggagggagagagggagggagggagagagggagggagagggagagagagggagagagggagagagagagagagagatgtgggggagtTAATTGATTAAACTAAAAACAGTTTAATGTAGAACAATGACTAGGCATACCTCCTGACCTCATCTATTTACCCCATTCCATGAACTTACTGATTTTTTAATAACATTTATTCTAGTAATAATaacgttttaataataataacaatgataatgatgataataataatgataatgataatgacaataataatactagcaataatagcaataacaatataacttatgattatgataatgatgatcaacagcaataacattataACGACACGAATAGTAGTTGAAAGTTCAAGGTATGGTCTGAATAGATAGTAATAggcctatataaaaaaaatccaccagCGCCCGCATCTGAAACTCGACGCCGCATCAATTGTTTTTCATTCTAATTTCCAGAATGTTCGAAGAAAATAGCCCGCCGTTCGCAAAATGTTTTCGCGTTCACTCGGGCAAAACGCACCttgcaaaatcaaaatcaaaacactGGCAAAATCGAGCGAAATGTCGAGTTGACAAAACATTTCGCGAGTTGGAGGTAGTTCGCTTCGCCTTCGTTTGTcaacaaccaaaatggccgccagTGAGAGCCTTAAAAGTACATCTGTCCGAACTGCAACACGTTTTagtattcctttctctctttttaagtcaccaaaatggaaaaatatataccTGGCACACCGGTGGGTATTGCCCTGAGGAATCACAAATGATGGAATCTGTCCCCGAGCATTAAACCTAGCAAGAAACTCAATTACtacctttattttcattgataattatattttttgtacatGGAAAGGTCCTTTTTATCGCCTATAAAAAGTAATCTTATGTGGCGTCgatacaacaacaattatgaattCACCTGCAGcatttgaattttgaaaaagTTCTGATGAGAAACGGAATCTTTTTTAATCGCCGTTAGGTCTAGTCTCAATTAAGACTCCGAGGTGACTAAACGTATCTATGTGTAATCTgattttattataaaaaacaaaaaaacaacaaaatcctgACACTTACAGGCTCAGAAGCATTTTGTATTAGCACTAACTTCACAACAAAAAGCTTGTAATATAGTGCTATCATCTTTTGTTGTCTTACCTACTCGGAAAATGGAAATATACCCAAATGACGGATGTCGGCCTGTTGCCCACTAATGGACGTAAATAAAGAGATTACCGATGTAAATTAAGTAATCATAATCTATTGGAATTACAACTGTTTAACGATCTGTTGTTCTTTTAAGAATATAACATGCTCCATCTACATGAACACAACACAGGTGTGCGTATTCGTTCGTTCGCTTTGTCTGTCGCAACTCTTGTGGCGTTGGatctgctgctgttgttaatgttggcAGCAGCTGTTACCGGATCtggctgtttgttgttgttcctagAGTTGTTCCAGAGGTTGTTCCCGGGGTTGTTCGTGGAGATAGAGCTGTGACTGGAGATGGATGGACGAAATGcctttttttaattcattattattattattattattattattattattattattattattattattattattatcattatcattattattattattattattattattattattattattattattattattattattattattattattattattattattattattattatttgtttgtgcgtgtgtaactGTACTTAAGCGGGCGTTTTGTATAACTGATTGATTGTGCGTTACGAgttcttattttgttatattttgttcttatttttatttatattttgtttttatttttattttgttcatatttttatttatattttgtttttgtttttattttgttcatatttttatttatattttgtttttatttttatttcatattttgttcttattttgtcaTAAGTTACGAGTTCGTGGTGGAACGAGGGAACGGAGGCAGGAATGGATGTGGCGGGGAAGTGTTTTTCTCATTTAGCAGGTTTAAAGGGATCAGGAAAATATACGTAAaacggagaacacacacacacacacacatatatatgtacatgtttaaataaacatatatacatatgtgtgtgtgtgtgtatgtgtatcatatataatatatatatatatatatgtatatatatatgtatatatatgtatatatatgtatatatgtatatatatatgtatatatatacatatatatacatatatactaaatatattttatataagtgtacattacacacatatatatatatatatatatatatatatatatatatatatatataatatacatatatggatatacatatctacatatgtataatatatacatacacacacacacacacacatatatatatatatatatatatatatatatatatatatatatatatatatgtgtgtgtgtgtgtgtgtgtgtgtgtgtgtgtgtgtgtgtgtgtgagtgtgagtgtgtgtgtttatatgatcatataaagagagagagataataggagTAGCAAGTAGAATTGAATTAATTAGATGAAAGTAAAATATATCACTCTACAGCCGATAGattggagaagagagagtgtcgCCAGAAGAGACGCTGCACCAACCAAGGGGGCAAATGCATACCGCAGGAGGAATCTTGCTTGAAGGCCAGGGACGACCTCTGCAAGGGTGCAAGTTGCAAATGCTGTTTAGGGGGTGAGTACTGGTGTACTTTTGCCCTTAGAAATACCGGTCCCTAATTTCCTCTTAGGTCATGAGGTCGTAGCATTTTAAAACCTCTTTTACTTCACCTCGATACTTCTATTTGTGCAGTTTATGAGAAATTTGCATTTATCTattgtagataaataaaataacatattGTGATATAAAGCGATCTAATTAGAAGTTGataacattacaatatatataagtattatatatgcatatatatatactattaaatatgtacatgtatgtttgtatgtatttgcatgtgttcatatatatgcttatatatttacagatactcCTTCCTGCACCACCACTCCGGGGTGTCGGCGCCAGGGAGGCTTCTGCTTCAGGAAATCAGGGGGCGACTTGTGCGCAGATGGCACCGTCCTCAGCGACCAATGCGAGGGAGCCAAGTGCGCCTGTTGTATTCCCAAGACAGGTCAGTCAAATGCTCGTATCTATAGAGTCGAATCTTCACAAATCCACGTTTTATGCTTTGTGAATTTAATCGTTTTCGTTTTCCTGATACATCCCCGACGTTGCAGGTCCTTGCGAGTGCGGCGTGGCAAATGACGTCCGCATCATCGGGGGTGAAGAGATATCTCCTCTGTACAGATATCCTTGGTTCATTGGTTTGCTTCAACCTGAAATATTTGGTAATGAATTTTTCTGTGGCGGATCTATCATTAGCCAGAACTACGTTCTAACTGCTGCACACTGTCTGCTTGGTGACGACAGCCTGCCCTCAAAAGCAAAGAAATTTCAAGTAGGAATTGCTAACCACAATTTCAATTCTGAAGATGACGACATACCGGGCGTCACTCGGGCGGTGGATGTGAAAAGTTACGTCATCCACGAGGATTATGTCCCTcaggattttaatgataacaataatgacatcgcTCTCCTGCTTTTGAAAGAGACATTGGATCTGACGTCATACCCACAAGTTCGACCCGTGTGTCTGCCTTCTGACCCGAACAGGAGGTATGAGGGACAGAAGGGGACCGTGGTAGGCTGGGGAGACACCAAGGACGGGAAGGGGGCTTATCCCGACGCCGCCAGGGAGGTCGACGTCCCCATCAAGGACTGTAAACGCAAAGTAGCTGGTGTTACAATCACCCCCCAAATGATGTGCGCAGGAAGGAAGAAGTCGAAGAACAAGGGCGCAAAGGGTGCCTGCTTTGGCGACTCTGGCGGGCCGCTTTTCGTGAAGGAAGGCGGGAAATACACTCAGGTGGGGATTGTCTCCTTTGGGGGAAGTTGTCTTAAGCCCGCGGTGTTCGCTCGAGTCTCTGAGTTTCTCACGTGGATCAGCGATAACACTCCTGGTGAGACTTTCTGCCAGTAGTATTGCCTGGTATGTGAAAGCAGGtgcatataaccatacatatttAGCTTTTGTCTTTGAAAAATGCACGCAATTTCACACAAGATCATGTAATAACGAGTGTTTGTTATCATATCTTGTGTTTATGTTTCCCAAGGACTCTTTCCTTTGTATGAAACGCACGTGATGTACTCCAGTAAGAAACATATATTTTCAACATGGCAAAATACACTGATTTTCCTTCATGAAATTACCCATATCTTTATTTGCAAAATTGCCTATGCATTTGCCTGTGCTACCTTGGGATATATGGGGATCCGAggaacacatactcacacacaagaaaataaaagataagacttCTGGGAAAATCCATATCACTTAATGTACAACAATCTAATGCACTATGTCATTTAGTGGGTAAATTACAGAACCATCCATTTCTATGAATGGGGAAAAAACCCTAAGTTGGCTATAACAAAAAACGTgattaatagaataaaaatagtaaaaataatcttTTCTATCATTAGACACGAAATAAGCCATTTAGTATTTCATTTATCCATATAGGTGACTAAAACATGTAGTATGTCTCTGTTGGCTTTGAAGTGGAATACTTTTCAAATATGATTTCATGGAATTATTTGAATTAGTCTTTTCGCATCAAAACTTCACTCAAGAAGTTTATAGTAACTATGAGAATACCAAGAGCCAATGCACATTTATCCCTTATATGATGCAAATTGTGCACTTTATCTCCGGCTGAACTCCAACACCACAACATTAATTCCGATGACCATGCTGTGTCACTTGTAGGTTTGatttgtgattaaaaaaaaaaaagttctgagcATCTGCGGATTGCTAAATTCACACAAAATTGCAAGAACTTTAATCTGTCTGCAGCCAAATTTTGTGCTTGATTAAATCGATACATAGGACTACATAGATGCATCTTTAGTGACACCTACAAATATCCTTTGTACTGTGGAAGTCCCAAAAACACCAAATGTTTACTACTTAAAGCTGAAACAACAACTGTAAAGagctatttattaaaaaaaaagtccttaAATTTTCTTGAAAAGGATATCTACAATAGTTCAGACAGCTGATTATCCAATTAACACTTTAGAGTCCATCAAGTAGTTACAAGATTGTGACTATTCCAGGGCTCATAAAAGATCAGATTACTTTGCAGCGTCTTAATTCCAAACAACCATGAAGACCACTATGAAATGTTGTGGTAAGCTCAGGTGGACATTGTAGTTATTGGAACAGAAAAGATTTCACGGTTGTAGATTGGCCTTTCCCTACACCGTGGCCGATCTGCATGTAGGTACAAAGTGAATGACTTTTTCATGCATTCCAAGTAAGTGTCTCTTATAAATATAAAGCTTTTGTTTACTATATGCACCATATTTCaagtattcattttcatttttaaaaagtacCATAATAATGAAATCGTGTACATCCTAAAATTTGGAACTAAATAAGGTAAACTAGAGACTCCATTAAAATGAAAAGGGTAGGGTCTATGACAGAATAAATTGACATACTTTTATATCACAGGAAAgagaacatttttaaaaattaaattacaAGAGATTTGGTGACATATGATGCAGAATCAATTTTTTGCAGGTATTTTGAAATGGAATAATGGTGTCTcattaggaagagggaaagtgatcTAGTGAAATTACCAGAGTTGTGTGGTTTCAAGGTGGCTgacggaaaaccatcaaaatacGGATAGCTACGCCACCGTACGGAAGTCACGTGACCAATAAAAATACGtccgtaatatatatacatattttttgtcgATTTTGTGATTGAATATAGGACAAAAGTACAATCTAGAACATCAACTTGGTTGTTTATAACGCATTCTTGTTTTACTTGTACATTTTACTTATCAATTGTAACTAAGAAACAAAATAAGTTCACAGAGAATGAAATATTTCTTTGCATTttcatgaatcatatatatatatatatatatatatatatctatatctatatctatatctatatctatctatctatctatctatctatctatctatctatctatctatctatctatctatctatctatctatctatctatctatatatatatatatatatatatttgtatgtatgtatacatacatacacacacacacacacacacacacacacacacacacacacacacacacacacacacacacatatatatatatatatatatgtatatatatatatatatatatatatatatatatatatatatatatatatatatatatatattatatataacattttttaaATCTTAGTTTTAAGCTAAAATATATCTAGTTTAGTCTCCCATTAATGTGTAGAGTGAAGTTAGAAAACGAAATCATGTATACGAAGGGGGACTAATGTAACAAGAAAATTCCCGGCATGAGTCCTCTAATCACGAGCTATTGTTGAAGAGATTTTGTATGGATAAAGGTAATTGTTCAGTTTCACACAGCCAAGCCACCTTTGATCCAAGAATTGAcgctgttgtgtgtgtgaatctgtggtCGTTTTCCATCGCAAAAAGTCGGTTCAGGTAATAAGTATATTCGTGTTTCGTAACAATCTGCTGAAAAATGTTTAAgagattttattttgatttcttaatATGTAGGACGAAATAATGTGGGTGATTAACAACAAGAACTAACTTTATATCGTAAAAGAATGTTGGTGACGCTCCATGTTACACTCTACGGGGATTGAACCATTGCTCAACCTTGCAACAAGATTATTTCATTAAGTATTTAATAACTGTGTTGCTCACAgtgtaataaatgaatgaaaagtaaatgaatataggaaaacTAACGAATGCATTTTTCAAAttctaaactatatatatatatatgcattatatatatatatatatatatatatatatatatatatatatatatatatatatatatgtgtgtgtgtgtgtgtgtgtgtgtgtgtgtgtgtgtgtgtgtgtgtgtgtgtgtgtgtgtgtgtaaatgtatttgtatatttatatatatgtatgcatgtgtatgtatatatatgtatatccatatatatatatctatgtctacctatctttctatctttttatatatatgtaaatgtatttgcatatgtatatatatatgtgtatatatatccatacacacacacacagatacacacatatgtatatatatgtatatgtatagatgtacatagtatatatacatatacataatgtatatatatatatatatatatatatatatatatatatatatatatatatacatatacataatttgtatatttgtatatatatatttatatatgaatatacatagtgtatacacacacacacatacatatatatatatatatatatatatatatatatatacatatatatatatatatatatgtatatgtatacatatatatatatatatatatatatatatatatatatatatatatatatatgcatatatatattgatgtactttatatacatatatatatactctttccaCTTTTGCTCTCTAGTGAGGCAAGGGCATTCCTGAAGAAGAGATGATTTCCGTATTCGGAAAAATCTGTAAAATATCTAGGGTATACTTTTCTGTGAAAGCGAATCTTTTCCATTACTGTGTTTGCAATcgtaaaaaatgaaagataaaaatatcaAGACTTAGTatcaaaagaaagtagaaaggtaAGTAAAAACTGTGACAATTTCTGCCTTAGATTTAAACAGCAAAACACAGGAAACTGAGGAAGGTTTTGTGAACAAGGCTTCGAACTGGTGTTGTGTGAATTCGAAACAGACTATTCGCACAAGATTCTGAAGGACATGAGCGTAAGAGTAGGCAATAGGAGAGAAATCGAATGCCTTTAATATAGTTCCACTCGAACCTCCTTTTCTACATGCTTTCCGCGTAATGATGTGGTTGCTTGCATTGCTGGCACGCAAATTCGATCATAACATATCTATGCCTATCAACTTGAtcagctctttctctctatctatttatttgtttatttaccccccccccccctctctctctctctctctctctctctttctctctctctctctatatatatatatatacatatatatatttatatatatatatatatatatatatatatatttatatatacatatatacacacatatatataaataaataaataaataaatatatatatatatatatatatatatatatatatatatatatatgtatatgtatatatatatatatatatatatatatatatatatatatatatacatatacatatatatatacacacacatcgcgTGTGTGTAGTTcaagatgcatatacatacaggcgGAAATGTGGAAATAGGAAAGAcattgggagaggaaaagaaggaagaaggaatagaggaaacaaaggaggaagagggaacaaaaagggaagaggaaatagagaaaacaaaggaggaagaagaggtgagggataagaaaatggaagaggaagaatagaaaaaaaataagatggcgACCAACGCAGCCGAGACCACGAGCCTGGCGACGAGAAAACAGACTTTAAACGACTACAATCGTTTGAGAAATTATCTTTTaattcatcttttctttattttctttgtttttttatttttttttctattttctgtacagAAACTCAAATTCGTATGCGCTTATGATCATTAAAACTATTAGAATGAAAGGGTCTTTGATTTGTcctttcatcgtcatcattacacgaactatcattattcatataaagCAACATTTAAaagtgggaagaaaagaggaaattgtAATATCCATGTCGAAAAGGAAGGGAAGCAACatcataaaagagagagggagagagagagagggagagagggagagagagagagagagacagaaagagagagagcaagagagaaagagagagagggaaggagggagagagagagattaagatctAAAACtaaaatttagttttaattcaaTTTGGTACAATGGattttctttgctgtgacatgctgacTGTATCAATTtgcctccagagagagagagagagagagagagagagagagagagagagagagagagagagagagagagagagagagagagagagagagagagagcgagagagagcgagagagagagagagagagagagagagagagagagagagattcaatggacatgacagaaaagaaaagaagaaaagggtatATTCCCAAATAATAGCCACGGCGGCAGGCAGCCTCCATGGGGATATTAACAGTGCTAACCTTTGGCAGAAATATAACGAGATGACATTTGATTGAGAATTGTTTTTAACATATAAACTCTATTACTATTCTTTAATTCGCCATTATGCACGTGATATGAacaaaagactaaaagaaaacacaaaaaatgttcacaatatgaatatgaaaaaagaaaagattaaagatCAAAgaccgaaaataaataaaacctaaaCCTGTGTCTTAACGTCTCTTTgacttctctcttcatccctggATCCAAATGACGTCACTAGACTCGACATGAAACCTAAAAACGGAATGTCCGCCTTAACTCTACTGATTTCTTCCACCATAGAGGAATGATTTGGTAAATAAATGTGCACCTTTATGCTTCGATGCACGAAAGAATCGCTGAAAAAAATCGACTTCAAGGTTTTCATGCTAAGACAAGTTTGTTGATTTTGCGAATAAAACATGCGGCAGCCGATTGAAAACCGAAGTCACCCCTTGCACCTACGACTGCATTTTCTATAATGCATCATTAGAGAAAATAAATTAGTTTTTTATATGGTTGACTATTAAATTCTGCCTCAAAAGCGAATATCagtttcattcctttatttatctatttatctatccatctctctctctctctctctctctctctctctctctctctctgtctgcctatctattcatctatctgcttatctcctgtctgtctatcgatctatctttctgtctatctatctgtataaatgtatatatatatatatgtatatatatgtatacatacatatatatatatatatatatatatatatatatatatatatatatatgtatatatatacatatacaaatacatatatatataaatatatatatatatatatatatatatatatatatatatatatatacacatatatatatatacatatatatacatatatatatgtatgtatgtatgtatggatatatatatatatatatatatatatacatatatatatatgtatgtatatgtatatatatgtatacatacacagatatacacacacacatacacatacacatacatacacacacacacacacacactcaaacacacacacacacacacacacacacacacacacacacacacacacatatatatatatatatatatatatatatatatatatatagatagatagatagatagatagatagatagatatagatatacatatagatagatagatagataaatagatagctatagatatagttatagataaggatatagataaagatatatatatgtttatatatatatgtatgtatatacatatatatgtacatatatatatatatagatatatatatatatatatatatatatatatatatctctgtgtgtgcgtgcgtgtgtgtgtgtgtgtgtgtgtgtgtgtgtgtgtgtgtgtgtgtgtgtgtgtgtgtgtgtgtgtgtgtgtgtgtgtgtgtgtgtgtgtgtatattgtgtgtgtatatatatatatatatatatatatatatatatgtatgtatatatatacatatatatatatatatatatatatatatatatatatatatatatatatatatgtgtgtgtgtgtgtgtgtgtgtgtgtgtgtgtgtgtgtgtgtgtgtgtgtgtgtgtgtgtgtattgtgtgtgtatatatatatatatatatatatatatatatatatatatatatatatatatatatatatatatatatatatatatatatgtgtgtgtgtgtgtgtgtgtgtgtgtgtgtgtgtgtgtgtgtgtatgtatatgtatatgtatatgtatatgtatatgtatatatatgtatatatatgtgta encodes the following:
- the LOC113820728 gene encoding venom protease, with product MKAHLLLVIMALSVSLAMAQTSECASRGGACRSSGKRGCVRLQGKCENGQVCCQKADRLEKRECRQKRRCTNQGGKCIPQEESCLKARDDLCKGASCKCCLGDTPSCTTTPGCRRQGGFCFRKSGGDLCADGTVLSDQCEGAKCACCIPKTGPCECGVANDVRIIGGEEISPLYRYPWFIGLLQPEIFGNEFFCGGSIISQNYVLTAAHCLLGDDSLPSKAKKFQVGIANHNFNSEDDDIPGVTRAVDVKSYVIHEDYVPQDFNDNNNDIALLLLKETLDLTSYPQVRPVCLPSDPNRRYEGQKGTVVGWGDTKDGKGAYPDAAREVDVPIKDCKRKVAGVTITPQMMCAGRKKSKNKGAKGACFGDSGGPLFVKEGGKYTQVGIVSFGGSCLKPAVFARVSEFLTWISDNTPGETFCQ